In the Sulfurivermis fontis genome, GAGCAGAGCCTGCATGCCGCCATGACACGCCCCGATTACCTGGCTTTCCTGGCCGCGCTGTATCAGCGCGAACTGCGCTATGAGGAAAGTGTGGAGAGCTACGGCCGGGCGCTGGCGCTGCAACCGCAGCAGGCGACTTGGTGGGTGGGCATGGGCATTTCACTGGAAAACGCCGGGCGCCGCGCGGATGCCGTCAAGGCCTACGAGCAGGCTGCCGAGGGCAGCCTGCCGCCGCAGTTGCAGGAGCATGTGCGCAATCGATTGAAGGCCTTGCAACAGTAGGAGCCGGGCTCCTCGCGGCGAACAGGCGCCAGCGCCACGTTGCCCACGGAGCAGATGCCTACGGACTAAGGAAGCTCTGAATAAGTTCAGAGCTTCCGCGGCACAGGGATGTGCCGCCATTTTTCAACGACGATAAGTCGTTGAAAAATGAAGTCAAGCGAAAATCACACTTTTCGCTTGGCGTGGTCTGAGAAGTCCAGGATGGACATATTCAGACCTTCCCTAAGATATGTGAGACAGAGATGATGATCCCGAAAAAGAAAATCCGCATCGGCGACCTGCTGGTCGAGCACAAGATCATCTCGGAAGCACAGTTGCAGAGTGCGCTGGTGGAGCAGAAGAAGAGCGGCCTCAAGCTGGGGCGCACGCTCATTGCCCTGGGTTATCTGAGCGAAGACCAACTGCTGGAATTCCTGTCGCGCCAGCTGCAGATCCCGCTCATCGATCTCAAGCACTACAAGTACAAGCCCGATACGGTACGCCTGATCCCGGAAACCCTGGCACGGCGCTACCGTGTCATCGTGCTGGACAATACCCAGGAGACGGTGCTGGTCGGTATGGCCGATCCCACCGATATCTTCGCCTACGACGAATTGGCGCGCATCCTCAAGAAGCCGCTGCGCGAAGCGGTGGTGCGCGAGGCCGACCTGCTGCGCACCATCGATCAGGTCTACCGCCGTACCGAGGAGATCAGCTCGCTGGCGGTGGAGTTGTCGGAAGAACTCTCGGAAACCGACTTCGACCTGGCGACCCTGGCGCAGACCACCGACGTCACCGATGCCCCGGTGGTCAAGCTGTTGCAATCCATTTTTGAAGATGCCGTGCAGGTGGGGGCCTCCGACATCCACATCGAACCGGATGAAAGCGTGCTGCGTATCCGCCAGCGCATCGACGGTGTGCTGCATGAGCAGGTGATGAAGGAGAAGCGCATCGCCGTGGCGCTGGTGTCACGCCTCAAGCTGATGTCCGGCCTGGATATCTCGGAGAAGCGCCTGCCGCAGGACGGTCGGTTCAATATCCGTGTCAAGGATCACAATATCGATGTGCGTGTTGCCACCATGCCTATCCAGTACGGCGAGTCGGTGGTCATGCGTCTGCTCGATCAGTCCGGCGGCATCCTCGATCTCGATCAGGTCGGCATGCCGGCGGACCTCCTGCAACGCTTCCGCCGCAACATACATCGTCCCCATGGTCTGGTGCTGGTGACCGGCCCTACCGGCAGCGGCAAGACCACCACCCTGTATGCCGCGCTGTCCGAGATCAACTCGGCGGAGAAGAAGATCATCACCGTCGAGGACCCGGTGGAATACCGCCTGCCGCGCGTCAATCAGGTACAGGTGCATACCAAAATCGGCCTCGGCTTCGCCAGCGTGCTGCGTACTGCCCTGCGTCAAGACCCGGACATCATCCTGGTAGGCGAAATGCGCGATCAGGAGACGGCCGAGATCGGACTGCGCGCCTCCATCACTGGCCATCTGGTGTTGTCCACCCTGCACACCAACGATGCGCTCAGCACCGCCATCCGCCTCATCGACATGGGCATCCCCGGTTATATGGTGGCCACCGCTCTGCAGGCGATCATCGCCCAGCGCTTGGTGCGCCGCATCTGCGACGGTTGCACTACAGCCTATACGCCGACACCGCAGGAGATGGCATGGCTGCGTAATCTACTCGGCAGTCAGGTCGATGATCTGCAATTCCGCCATGGCACCGGGTGTCCGCATTGCAACAACACTGGGTATCACCGCCGTGTCGGTGTCTTCGAGCTGCTGGAACTGGATGAGGCTATGGCCGACGCGCTGCGGCAGAATGATTCCGTCGCCTTCTCCCATGCGGTGAAGGCGAATCCCGGCTTCCGTTCCCTCACCCTCAATGCCCTGGATTATGCGGTGGCCGGCATTACCACGCTGGAAGAGGTGCTGCGCATCTCCGGTGAGGATCAGTTGCTCGAGCAGCGCGAAACCAGGGAGGCAAACGGCTGATGCCGCGTTTCCAGTACAAGGCGCGCAACGGTCGCGGTGATCTGGTCACCGGCGAGGTGGAGGCGACCTCGGCCGATGCCGTGGCCACGCAATTGTTCAACAGCGGCATCACGCCGGTGGATATCCGTGAGGTCAAGGCGGAGCGCGATGTGTGGGATGAATTCAAGCGCCGTCTCGGTGCCAGCAATCCCACCCTGGATGATCTGATCCTGTACTGTCGCCAGATGTATACCCTGACCAAGGCCGGTGTGCCCATCATCCGCGGCATCACCGGTCTGGCCGAAACTTCACGTAACCTGGTATTGGCCGAGGCACTGCGCCATATCCGCATCGAGCTGGAAAGCGGTCGCGAGCTGTCCATCGCCATGAGCCGTTTTCCCAATCTGTTTTCGCCGCTGATGATCAGCATGGTGCGCGTCGGTGAGAATACCGGCCAGCTCGATGCCGCCTTCCTGCAGTTGTCGCAGTATCTGGAGCTGGAGCGAGACACGCGCAACCGCGTCAAGATGGCATTGCGCTATCCCACTTTCGTGCTGGTGGCGATCGGCATCGCCATCGGCATCATCAACGTGTTCGTCATACCCGCCTTTGCCCAGGTGTTCCGCGGCATGCACATGGAACTGCCCTGGCAGACCCGCCTGCTCATCGGCACCTCGGAGTTTTTCGTGAACTGGTGGCAGTTCATGCTGGCGGGTGTGGTGCTGCTCGTCTTCGCCCTGCGCTACTACGTACGCACCGAGGACGGTAAGTACCGCTGGGACAAGCTCAAGCTGCGCCTGCCCATCGTCGGCGACATCATCCTGCGCGCCACCTTGTCGCGTTTCGCGCGCTCGTTCGCCATGTCCACCCGCGCCGGCGTGCCGCTGATTCAGGCGCTCAGCGTGGTGGCGCAGGCAGTGGACAACGACTACATCGGCGAGCGCATCCGCAACATGCGCAACGGCATCGAACGCGGCGACAGCCTGACCCGCACCGCCGCCGCCAGCGCCATGTTCACTCCGCTGGTGCTGCAGATGATGGCGGTGGGCGAGGAGACCGGCGCCGTGGATGCGATGATGGAGGAGGTGGCCGGTTTCTACGAGCGCGAGGTGGACTACGACCTGAAGAACATCAGCTCCGCCATCGAGCCGATCCTGATCATCGCCGTCGGCGTCATGGTGCTGATCCTGGCCCTGGGCGTGTTCCTGCCGATGTGGGATCTCACGCAGCTGGCGCGGCGCTGAGCATTGCAAGGCCATGCCGTTGCAACCGCTTGATCCGGATCGCCCGCCGCGCGGCCTCGGGCAATTGGTACTCGTTACCCTGTTGATCCTGATCTTCATCGTCATCGCCACCCGCCGCATCTGGGAGCTGCGCATCGTGGCAGAGCAGACCCACGTCATCCATACCGTGGGGGCATTGCAAAGCGCCATCGGTATCGAGGTGATGAAACGTGTGCTGCGTGGCGGTATCGCTGCAGTGGCAGACATGGACCTCGCCGATCCCATGGACTATCTCGATCCAGACCGCCGCCCACGCAACTACCAGCGCCTCGGCGGCCCGTTGCCGCCGGAACAGATGGTGCCGCGCCGCTGGTACTACGAGCCGCAGCAGGGCATCCTCATCTATCGCGTCGACCACGGCGAGTACCTGGAAACGGAACTGCCCGGCCCGCCGCGCATCCGCTTCCAGCTGCAACTGCGCTACGAGGACCGTAACGGCAACGGCCGCTACGATGCCGACAGCGATGCTCTCGGCGGTGTGAGCCTGGTGACGCTGGAGCCCTACCGCTGGCTGGCGCCGTAACGCCCCCTCCCGGCCTCCCCCACGCGTGGGGGAGGAGAGTTCTCCCGCCCCGCTCGACGGGGAGGGGCGCTGGGCAAAGGAACGCGGTTGTCGTATAAAAAGGCGGGGCTTGTTTCCTGCGGATTGCACAGAGGGTGGTCATGGACATCATCATCACGGCACTGTACTGGAGCGCCACGGCGCTGGTGGTTCTGGCCCTGCTTACCGGCATCGGGCTGCTGGTGGCACCGGGGCCGTTGCGGGATCTGGCCCGCCCCCTCGACCGCTGGCATTCCCTGCGTCCCGCCCTGGGGCCGCTGGACAAGCCGCACTACACCGAGCGCCGCATCTATCATCACCACCGCCTGGTGGGCGCCCTGTTCGTATTCGGCGCGGGATACACCCTGCTGCGCCTGCCCGGGGTCGACCCCCAGGCGGCCCTTGGACTGATGCCGGAGAACTGGGACGGCAACCTGCGCGGCCTGCTGGCGGCGAACGTCTACTGGTTGCTGCTGGTCGCCAATTTCGCCGCCCTGATCCTCGGCCTGGTGGTCTATTTCCGCCCCAGCCTGCTCAAGCGACTGGAGGCCCGATCCAATCGCTGGCTCTCCACCCGCCAGGCAATGAAACCGCTGGACGTCTACCACAGCGAGTGGAATACCCTGTTGTGGCGCCGGCCGCGCCTGACGGGGCTGTTTATTACCGCAGGCAGCCTGTATATTTGGATCATCCTGCTCGCCTACCGCCACGGCGTCCTTTAGCCCGGCCATATCTGCAGAGGAACCCACTCCGTGGCCGAAAGCAGCGTCTATCGCGGACGCTGTTCGCCGCGAGGACTCGGCTCCTGCACCGGGCTGGTGGCATGCGGCCAGTCACAGGGCGCGCAAGAGCGTGTAGGGCCGACTTCAGTCGGCCCTAACGGGTGGGTGGATCATTTTTGTGGGTGCCCTGCACGCCCTGCAAGGGGATGTGCGGCCGGGAGCCGATACGGAAAATCCCGATGAATTAGGTTAAATATCAACTTTGGATTGAAAGCCTTACGCGCGTGTGTTAAGAAATAGGACGAAATTCACGGAAATATCTGCCGCCCCATGGATGACCCTGTCGGCTGCGGCCGGCACGAGGCGGAAACAACCGGGAGGCTGCGGCCTCGCTACAAAGCAGGAGTCTTGAAATGAACAAGCAACAGGCAGGCTTCACCCTGATCGAGCTGGTCATGGTGATCGTGATTCTGGGTATTCTGGCGGCGACGGCGATTCCGAAGTACGTCGATCTGCAAACGCAAGCACTGGCATCTGCCAAGAAGGGTATGAGTGGTGCCGCCAAGGGTGCGCATGCGATTCAGATCGCGAAGAATGCCGCAACTAATGTCACCCCGATCTACCCCACCGTTGCTGGCGTAGCTGCCGCTTTGAATCCGGCGGGAACCGCAGTAGC is a window encoding:
- a CDS encoding GspE/PulE family protein, encoding MMIPKKKIRIGDLLVEHKIISEAQLQSALVEQKKSGLKLGRTLIALGYLSEDQLLEFLSRQLQIPLIDLKHYKYKPDTVRLIPETLARRYRVIVLDNTQETVLVGMADPTDIFAYDELARILKKPLREAVVREADLLRTIDQVYRRTEEISSLAVELSEELSETDFDLATLAQTTDVTDAPVVKLLQSIFEDAVQVGASDIHIEPDESVLRIRQRIDGVLHEQVMKEKRIAVALVSRLKLMSGLDISEKRLPQDGRFNIRVKDHNIDVRVATMPIQYGESVVMRLLDQSGGILDLDQVGMPADLLQRFRRNIHRPHGLVLVTGPTGSGKTTTLYAALSEINSAEKKIITVEDPVEYRLPRVNQVQVHTKIGLGFASVLRTALRQDPDIILVGEMRDQETAEIGLRASITGHLVLSTLHTNDALSTAIRLIDMGIPGYMVATALQAIIAQRLVRRICDGCTTAYTPTPQEMAWLRNLLGSQVDDLQFRHGTGCPHCNNTGYHRRVGVFELLELDEAMADALRQNDSVAFSHAVKANPGFRSLTLNALDYAVAGITTLEEVLRISGEDQLLEQRETREANG
- a CDS encoding pilin, which produces MNKQQAGFTLIELVMVIVILGILAATAIPKYVDLQTQALASAKKGMSGAAKGAHAIQIAKNAATNVTPIYPTVAGVAAALNPAGTAVADGVQVDINGTTYTIPTYTDDTCATLTTAITDNVQCVGDIP
- a CDS encoding type II secretion system F family protein: MPRFQYKARNGRGDLVTGEVEATSADAVATQLFNSGITPVDIREVKAERDVWDEFKRRLGASNPTLDDLILYCRQMYTLTKAGVPIIRGITGLAETSRNLVLAEALRHIRIELESGRELSIAMSRFPNLFSPLMISMVRVGENTGQLDAAFLQLSQYLELERDTRNRVKMALRYPTFVLVAIGIAIGIINVFVIPAFAQVFRGMHMELPWQTRLLIGTSEFFVNWWQFMLAGVVLLVFALRYYVRTEDGKYRWDKLKLRLPIVGDIILRATLSRFARSFAMSTRAGVPLIQALSVVAQAVDNDYIGERIRNMRNGIERGDSLTRTAAASAMFTPLVLQMMAVGEETGAVDAMMEEVAGFYEREVDYDLKNISSAIEPILIIAVGVMVLILALGVFLPMWDLTQLARR